In Actinoplanes derwentensis, the following proteins share a genomic window:
- a CDS encoding acyltransferase family protein: MTATLTRRHTDPAPGGSRHAYRGDIEGLRAVAVLLVVLAHVGVPGVAGGFLGVDVFFVVSGFLITGLLRREIATTGRLGLARFYARRVVRLLPVATLVIVATLAGAWFWAPPVRFATFAADALAAATWTMNLRLDTAGTDYFGDPAPSPFQHFWSLAVEEQFYLLWPLLLLARSRVLLVAVTIASFAWSLHDMSYFASPGRAWELGAGALISLVTCRRRPWLGWAGLAAVVTAALVYDETTRWPGVAALVPVLGTVAIIAAGGNRLLETGPMRWLGRMSYGWYLWHWPLLVLAAPESLPDRAGAAALALGLAVLSHHLLENPVRRHRWWTVRPRRALGLGLCLVTVTAVLAAAGMLHPPAIPARGSAPDTGRAVATAGNPAARLHRLLVDANIATDLPRNLTPSFDGALRQRLAPQRDGCHVGLTGPFRPRSDCSYTTGRRTVVLFGDSHALQWFPTLDALARKNGWRLYNFTRSSCSPAGIAVDERRARSRYLECDRWRADVLARIARLRPALLVVSSSVNYRQVLTGAPADPDAVWQTGWVRTLAVLKRAAGQVVLLGDTPFLKVAPADCLSSNATNVSGCADPRAEVLPEPRWREIQRATAVAAGVPVIDPVPWLCADRCPLVVGDTMVYRDSNHLTEAYARLVAPVMEQNLAAWF, encoded by the coding sequence ATGACCGCCACGCTGACCCGGCGCCACACCGATCCAGCGCCGGGCGGCTCCCGGCACGCGTACCGGGGTGACATCGAGGGACTGCGTGCCGTCGCGGTGCTGCTCGTGGTCCTCGCCCACGTGGGAGTGCCGGGGGTGGCGGGCGGGTTCCTCGGGGTCGACGTCTTCTTCGTGGTCTCCGGCTTCCTGATCACCGGGCTGCTCCGGCGGGAGATCGCCACCACTGGGCGGCTCGGCCTGGCCCGGTTCTATGCGCGCCGGGTGGTCCGGCTGCTGCCGGTCGCCACCCTGGTGATCGTGGCGACGCTGGCCGGTGCCTGGTTCTGGGCGCCGCCGGTGCGGTTCGCGACGTTCGCGGCGGATGCTCTGGCCGCGGCCACCTGGACGATGAACCTGCGCCTCGACACGGCCGGCACCGATTACTTCGGAGACCCGGCGCCGTCACCGTTCCAGCACTTCTGGTCGCTCGCCGTGGAAGAGCAGTTCTACCTGCTCTGGCCCCTGCTGCTACTGGCCCGGAGCCGGGTGCTGCTGGTCGCCGTCACGATCGCCTCGTTCGCCTGGTCACTGCATGACATGTCCTACTTCGCGTCGCCGGGGCGGGCCTGGGAGTTGGGCGCCGGCGCGCTGATCTCGCTGGTGACGTGCCGGCGGCGGCCGTGGCTCGGCTGGGCCGGACTGGCGGCTGTCGTCACCGCCGCCCTCGTCTACGACGAGACGACGAGGTGGCCCGGTGTCGCGGCGCTCGTGCCGGTGCTCGGCACGGTCGCGATCATCGCCGCGGGTGGCAACCGGCTCCTGGAGACCGGGCCGATGCGCTGGCTCGGCCGGATGTCCTACGGCTGGTACCTGTGGCACTGGCCGCTGCTCGTGCTGGCCGCCCCGGAGAGCCTGCCCGACCGGGCCGGGGCCGCCGCCCTGGCGCTGGGGCTGGCCGTTCTCAGTCATCACCTGCTGGAGAACCCGGTACGGCGGCACCGTTGGTGGACCGTACGACCGCGCCGTGCTCTCGGTCTTGGTCTGTGTCTGGTCACCGTCACCGCGGTCCTCGCCGCTGCCGGCATGCTGCACCCGCCCGCGATCCCGGCCCGCGGCAGCGCCCCCGACACCGGCCGGGCCGTCGCGACCGCCGGCAACCCGGCCGCCCGGCTGCACCGGCTGCTCGTCGACGCGAACATCGCCACCGACCTGCCCCGCAACCTCACCCCCAGCTTCGACGGCGCGCTCCGGCAGCGACTCGCCCCGCAGCGCGACGGCTGCCACGTCGGCCTCACCGGCCCGTTCCGGCCCCGGAGCGACTGCTCCTACACCACCGGCCGCCGCACGGTCGTCCTCTTCGGTGACTCGCACGCCCTTCAGTGGTTCCCCACTCTGGACGCACTCGCCCGCAAGAACGGCTGGCGCCTCTACAACTTCACCCGCAGCTCGTGCAGCCCCGCCGGAATCGCCGTCGACGAACGCCGGGCCCGGAGCCGCTACCTGGAATGCGACAGGTGGCGGGCCGACGTGCTGGCCCGGATCGCCCGGCTGCGGCCGGCCCTGCTGGTCGTCTCGTCAAGCGTCAACTACCGGCAGGTGCTGACCGGTGCCCCCGCCGACCCGGACGCCGTCTGGCAGACCGGCTGGGTCCGCACGCTGGCCGTGCTGAAACGCGCCGCCGGTCAGGTGGTGCTGCTCGGCGACACCCCGTTCCTCAAGGTGGCTCCCGCCGACTGCCTCAGCAGCAACGCCACCAACGTGTCCGGCTGCGCCGACCCGCGGGCCGAGGTACTTCCCGAACCCCGCTGGCGGGAGATCCAGCGCGCCACGGCCGTCGCCGCGGGCGTCCCGGTCATCGACCCGGTGCCGTGGCTGTGCGCCGACCGATGCCCCCTCGTCGTCGGCGACACCATGGTCTACCGGGACAGCAATCACTTGACCGAGGCGTATGCCCGGCTGGTCGCCCCGGTCATGGAGCAGAACCTGGCGGCTTGGTTCTAG
- a CDS encoding glycosyltransferase: MTATVHDVAILSDFRYPGGTSASIAAEVRAQARAGLTTVLVHVRSPHLKAKRAFHPLITELIRDGSATLAPEGEEVTARLLVVRQPRIFTEDPAVPPRVRFGRAVLVLNQAPGDAGDPARYYAFAEVRERVEDLFGAGIEWAPISPQVRAEVLRADPEARLTAVDWHEIIDGAEWWRAPASRTSDVPVIGRHGRPDPVKWPRTKQELLRAYPDSPDVRVRVLGGGDLAVERLGRQPANWEILEFGTVEPVEFLHGLDFFVYFHDPDLIEAFGRTIMEALAAGVPVIVGEHFRPLFGDAALYTTPEGVLPLVRELWADRERYRQIVLHGREFIESRYGYPSHLARLADRGIRPGAPRPPALSAPPPTPPRPVLLVSDNGVGLGHLSRLMAIGRRLPGDTPVVVATQSHGAMVAHREGFLTEYIPSRSVLGLPRQSWSELLRSRLEHLIDLHRPVVVAVDSVPHDGIVAATRARPDVTWVWVRRPMWRRDTGAEWIERRSAFDHVLEPGEFAEPADEGATVADRDGVRLVGPITYLDPADLVEPEQARAALELAPGRPAALLQLGAGNINDIASPIARIARHLRTAGFQVVLAESAIATEPMAQPAGTHLVRVYPISRYLRGFDLVVSAAGYNSFHELIAFGIPAVFVPNRETALDDQVCRARFAAAAGAALIVEDPDGEDLDRVLSRAVRQDVRDALSRRCAEVARRNGAGDAADWLADLTLEKAGS; encoded by the coding sequence ATGACCGCGACCGTGCACGACGTGGCGATCCTCTCGGACTTCCGCTATCCGGGTGGCACCTCCGCCAGCATCGCCGCGGAGGTCCGCGCGCAGGCCCGGGCCGGCCTCACGACCGTGCTCGTGCACGTGAGGTCACCGCATCTGAAGGCGAAACGCGCGTTCCATCCGCTGATCACCGAGCTGATCCGGGACGGTTCGGCGACTCTGGCGCCCGAGGGCGAGGAGGTGACCGCCCGGTTGCTGGTGGTCCGTCAGCCGCGGATCTTCACCGAGGACCCGGCCGTACCGCCGCGGGTCCGGTTCGGTCGTGCCGTGCTGGTGCTGAACCAGGCACCGGGCGATGCCGGGGATCCGGCCCGCTACTACGCGTTCGCCGAGGTACGGGAACGGGTCGAGGACCTGTTCGGCGCCGGGATCGAGTGGGCGCCGATCAGTCCGCAGGTGCGGGCCGAGGTGTTGCGCGCGGATCCGGAGGCGAGGCTCACCGCGGTCGACTGGCACGAGATCATCGACGGTGCCGAGTGGTGGCGGGCGCCCGCGTCCCGGACGAGCGACGTCCCGGTGATCGGGCGGCACGGGCGGCCGGACCCGGTGAAGTGGCCGCGGACCAAGCAGGAGCTGCTGCGGGCCTACCCGGACTCGCCGGACGTGCGGGTGCGTGTCCTCGGTGGCGGGGACCTGGCCGTGGAACGTCTCGGCCGGCAGCCGGCGAACTGGGAGATCCTCGAGTTCGGCACGGTCGAACCGGTCGAGTTCCTGCACGGCCTCGACTTCTTCGTCTATTTCCACGACCCGGACCTGATCGAGGCGTTCGGCCGGACGATCATGGAAGCGCTGGCCGCCGGAGTACCGGTGATCGTCGGCGAGCACTTCCGGCCGCTCTTCGGCGACGCCGCGCTCTACACCACCCCGGAGGGTGTGCTCCCGCTGGTCCGTGAGCTGTGGGCGGATCGCGAGCGGTACCGGCAGATCGTCCTGCACGGGCGGGAGTTCATCGAGTCGCGATACGGCTACCCGTCCCACCTGGCCCGGCTCGCCGACCGCGGGATCCGCCCGGGTGCCCCGCGACCGCCGGCTCTGTCCGCACCGCCGCCCACGCCGCCCCGCCCGGTGCTGCTGGTCAGTGACAACGGCGTCGGCCTCGGTCACCTGTCCCGGTTGATGGCGATCGGCCGGCGGCTGCCCGGGGACACCCCGGTGGTGGTGGCCACCCAGTCGCACGGCGCGATGGTCGCCCACCGGGAGGGTTTCCTCACCGAGTACATCCCGTCCCGCAGCGTCCTGGGCCTGCCCCGGCAGTCCTGGTCGGAACTGCTGCGCAGCCGTCTGGAGCACCTGATCGACCTGCACCGGCCGGTGGTGGTGGCGGTGGACAGCGTCCCGCACGACGGCATCGTGGCGGCCACCAGGGCACGCCCGGACGTGACCTGGGTGTGGGTGCGCCGGCCGATGTGGCGGCGAGACACCGGAGCCGAGTGGATCGAGCGCCGGTCCGCTTTCGATCACGTCCTGGAGCCGGGGGAGTTCGCCGAGCCGGCCGACGAGGGCGCGACCGTCGCCGATCGGGACGGGGTGCGCCTGGTCGGCCCGATCACCTATCTGGACCCGGCCGATCTGGTGGAGCCGGAACAGGCCCGGGCCGCCCTGGAGCTGGCTCCCGGCCGTCCGGCGGCCCTGCTGCAGCTCGGCGCCGGGAACATCAACGACATCGCCTCGCCGATCGCCCGGATCGCCCGGCACCTGCGGACCGCCGGGTTCCAGGTGGTGCTGGCCGAGTCGGCGATCGCCACCGAGCCGATGGCGCAACCGGCCGGCACGCACCTGGTCCGGGTCTACCCGATCAGCCGCTACCTGCGCGGTTTCGACCTGGTGGTGAGCGCGGCGGGTTACAACTCGTTCCACGAGCTGATCGCTTTCGGGATCCCGGCCGTCTTCGTGCCTAACCGGGAGACGGCCCTGGACGATCAGGTCTGCCGGGCCCGGTTCGCGGCGGCCGCCGGTGCGGCGCTGATCGTCGAGGACCCGGACGGCGAGGACCTGGACCGGGTGCTGTCCCGGGCGGTACGACAGGACGTCCGGGACGCCCTGAGCCGCCGCTGCGCGGAGGTGGCCCGCCGCAACGGGGCCGGGGACGCCGCGGACTGGCTGGCCGATCTCACTCTGGAGAAGGCGGGAAGCTGA
- a CDS encoding glycosyltransferase family A protein encodes MRRQHSTPDAYGTELLERHWRNLTAVAPSGPATAALHTRSASTRALLAWAAARRPADELVAAAREGRLFPDSDPWALGELARVICLQDLHPGDRAEGLVLFDSLLRTFGPAGVAPEHQGLHTQIAFAAGDLVRAARLIADYPDVPAPIRTALGVDLATQEDWVDRFSALLPEPGLRFDAEAATGFDRIGSRPVTRHGSAHRISTIVTTYRPGPELITAVRSLVAQSWTNHEILVVDDGSGTGYETVLAQAADLDPRVRIIRIPANSGTYRARNAGLDIASGEFVTFQDSDDWSHPLRLQRQVAPLIDDPALIATTSAAIRVTEDLVITRPGFTEFRSYNLSSLMIRRETALDRLGYLDPVRKGADAEYVERARAVFGRPAVRHLGGDPLALIRLSAGSLSGAEIGPGWMSPARHAYLSAFQAWHRRIADGLEPAVRPRLPRMRAFAAPRGLAGDAGLRRSSYDVILAGDWHSHGDTAWPVAERVLALVEPGRTVAVLHLDTLGGVAGKPPGLDPALQQMINTGIVDQVVLADDVHARLVLVHDPAVLGFAPGTPSAVRAAKVVIEADPAWLPAAAHCAAEARRLFSVEPHWAPTDPAGRATLSAVLTRVTTVDVPGTVNLRRWRLHRSGPRADRPVIGRVHTGDPADWQRLTETLGGTGVDVRVLARTPPARPAPDGWLVYRPSDVDTRGFLHQLDFYLYLPSDDPATATCPEILTAMAAGCIPVLPHGHAPVFGAAALYADPADVAATVESLHRGAAVLLTQSERGLRFLEDHHQHRHYADAVAALLKPTPTSSDEVITGEIMLALPSGEIVTLT; translated from the coding sequence TTGCGCAGGCAGCACAGCACACCGGACGCGTACGGCACGGAGCTGCTGGAACGTCACTGGCGGAACCTGACCGCCGTGGCGCCCAGCGGCCCGGCCACCGCGGCCCTGCACACCCGCTCGGCGTCCACCCGGGCGCTGCTGGCCTGGGCGGCGGCCCGCCGGCCGGCCGACGAGCTGGTCGCCGCCGCCCGCGAGGGCCGCCTGTTCCCGGACTCCGACCCGTGGGCGCTCGGTGAACTCGCCCGGGTGATCTGCCTCCAGGATCTGCACCCCGGCGACCGGGCCGAGGGCCTGGTCCTGTTCGACTCGCTGTTGCGCACCTTCGGCCCGGCCGGGGTCGCCCCCGAACATCAGGGGCTGCACACGCAGATCGCGTTCGCCGCCGGTGACCTGGTCCGGGCCGCCCGGCTGATCGCCGACTACCCGGACGTGCCAGCCCCGATCCGGACTGCGCTCGGTGTCGACCTGGCCACTCAGGAGGACTGGGTGGACCGGTTCAGTGCCCTGCTCCCGGAACCCGGGCTCCGTTTCGATGCCGAGGCGGCCACCGGCTTCGACCGGATCGGCTCCCGGCCGGTGACCCGGCACGGTTCGGCGCACCGGATCAGCACGATCGTCACCACATACCGGCCCGGACCGGAACTGATCACCGCAGTCCGCTCCCTGGTCGCGCAGAGCTGGACCAACCACGAGATCCTGGTCGTCGACGACGGTTCCGGCACCGGGTACGAGACGGTGCTGGCCCAGGCCGCCGACCTCGACCCGCGAGTGCGGATCATCCGCATCCCGGCGAACAGCGGCACCTACCGGGCCCGCAACGCCGGGCTCGACATCGCCAGCGGTGAGTTCGTCACCTTCCAGGACTCCGACGACTGGTCCCACCCGCTGCGCCTGCAACGGCAGGTCGCCCCGCTGATCGACGACCCGGCCCTGATCGCGACCACGTCGGCGGCCATCCGGGTCACCGAGGACCTGGTGATCACCCGGCCCGGCTTCACCGAGTTCCGGTCGTACAACCTCTCGTCCCTGATGATCCGCCGGGAGACCGCCCTCGACCGGCTCGGCTATCTGGATCCGGTCCGCAAGGGCGCCGACGCCGAGTACGTGGAACGGGCCCGAGCCGTCTTCGGCCGCCCCGCCGTGCGGCACCTCGGCGGGGACCCGCTCGCCCTGATCCGGCTCAGCGCCGGTTCACTGTCCGGCGCCGAGATCGGGCCCGGCTGGATGAGCCCGGCCCGGCACGCGTACCTGTCCGCCTTCCAGGCCTGGCACCGGCGGATCGCCGACGGCCTCGAACCGGCCGTGCGCCCGCGCCTGCCCCGGATGCGGGCCTTCGCCGCACCCCGTGGCCTGGCCGGGGACGCCGGACTGCGCCGCTCCAGCTACGACGTGATCCTCGCCGGTGACTGGCACTCCCACGGCGACACCGCCTGGCCGGTCGCCGAACGGGTCCTCGCCCTGGTCGAACCCGGCCGCACCGTCGCCGTCCTGCACCTGGACACCCTGGGCGGCGTCGCCGGTAAGCCACCGGGGCTGGACCCCGCGCTCCAACAGATGATCAACACCGGGATCGTCGACCAGGTGGTCCTCGCCGACGACGTGCACGCCCGGCTGGTCCTGGTCCACGACCCGGCCGTCCTCGGGTTCGCCCCCGGCACCCCGTCCGCCGTCCGGGCCGCCAAAGTGGTGATCGAAGCCGATCCGGCGTGGCTCCCGGCCGCCGCCCACTGCGCCGCCGAGGCCCGCCGCCTCTTCAGCGTCGAACCACACTGGGCGCCCACCGATCCGGCCGGCCGGGCAACCCTGTCCGCTGTGCTGACCAGGGTCACCACCGTTGACGTCCCCGGCACCGTCAACCTGCGCCGCTGGCGCCTGCACCGTTCCGGCCCCCGCGCCGACCGGCCCGTGATCGGCCGCGTCCACACCGGCGACCCGGCCGACTGGCAGCGCCTCACCGAGACACTGGGCGGCACCGGCGTGGACGTCCGCGTCCTGGCCCGCACCCCGCCCGCCCGGCCCGCACCGGACGGCTGGCTCGTCTACCGCCCGTCCGACGTCGACACCCGGGGCTTCCTGCACCAGCTCGACTTCTACCTGTACCTGCCGTCCGACGACCCGGCGACCGCCACCTGCCCGGAGATCCTGACCGCGATGGCGGCCGGCTGCATCCCGGTCCTCCCGCACGGCCACGCCCCGGTCTTCGGCGCCGCCGCCCTCTACGCCGACCCGGCCGACGTCGCCGCCACCGTGGAGAGCCTGCACCGCGGCGCGGCGGTCCTGCTGACCCAGTCCGAGCGGGGCCTGCGTTTCCTGGAGGACCACCATCAGCACCGGCACTACGCCGACGCGGTGGCCGCCCTCCTGAAACCCACCCCCACCTCCAGCGACGAGGTGATCACCGGCGAGATCATGCTGGCCCTCCCCTCCGGCGAGATCGTCACGCTGACCTAG
- a CDS encoding O-methyltransferase: MSKMSRVRRRLPRLTGRQAAVLTVTGVLCTGTAAAALLGHPRIATTLLALLGGVIVAGVLLLFRRLATVQRAGVSAQRDLRTTVEEMQRRLVAAVERERLTAGDRHLELAEAIARVKQVTDRKAASSQLLALPREFEATVQLFQSFTPRAPMPSSGDFALNPTDLLELLHLIRTRKPRLVLELGSGTSSVWIAYVLEQTGGRLISLDHDAGYAGRTRTALAVHGLDTIAEVRDAALTPVGIDGRDYPWYDPEALADLHDIDFVLIDGPPASTGADARYPALHMIEKRLADRATIVFDDAGRPDEQAAMAAWTERFDGLTREGELLGRHAVLAFARPPALAAAFA, encoded by the coding sequence ATGAGCAAGATGAGCCGAGTCCGCCGCCGTCTGCCGCGCCTGACCGGCCGGCAGGCCGCGGTACTGACGGTCACCGGTGTCCTGTGCACCGGCACGGCGGCCGCCGCCCTCCTCGGGCACCCCAGGATCGCCACCACCCTGCTCGCCCTGCTCGGCGGGGTCATCGTGGCCGGCGTCCTGTTGCTGTTCCGGCGCCTCGCCACCGTGCAGCGGGCCGGCGTGAGCGCCCAGCGCGACCTGCGGACCACCGTCGAGGAGATGCAGCGCCGTCTGGTCGCCGCGGTGGAACGGGAACGTCTCACCGCCGGTGACCGGCACCTGGAACTGGCCGAGGCGATCGCCCGGGTCAAGCAGGTCACCGATCGCAAGGCCGCGTCGTCGCAGCTGCTCGCCCTGCCGCGCGAGTTCGAGGCGACCGTGCAGCTCTTCCAGAGTTTCACCCCGCGGGCGCCGATGCCGTCGTCCGGCGACTTCGCGCTCAACCCGACCGACCTGCTGGAACTACTGCACCTGATCCGGACCCGCAAGCCGCGCCTGGTGCTGGAACTGGGCAGTGGAACCTCGTCGGTGTGGATCGCCTACGTGCTGGAACAGACCGGTGGCCGGCTGATCTCGCTGGACCACGACGCGGGTTACGCCGGCCGGACCCGGACGGCGCTAGCCGTCCACGGCCTGGACACGATCGCGGAGGTACGCGACGCCGCGCTCACCCCGGTCGGCATCGACGGGCGCGACTACCCGTGGTACGACCCGGAGGCCCTGGCCGACCTGCACGACATCGACTTCGTGCTGATCGACGGCCCGCCCGCCTCGACCGGGGCGGACGCCCGCTACCCGGCGCTGCACATGATCGAGAAGCGACTCGCGGACCGGGCCACCATCGTCTTCGACGACGCCGGGCGCCCCGACGAGCAGGCCGCCATGGCCGCTTGGACGGAACGGTTCGACGGGCTGACCCGCGAGGGCGAACTGCTCGGCCGGCACGCGGTGCTGGCGTTCGCCCGGCCGCCGGCACTGGCCGCCGCGTTCGCCTGA